The Amycolatopsis methanolica 239 nucleotide sequence GAACCGTTACCTTTCCGTGCTGGAGAACCTCATCTGGCCGGATCTGTTCATCGTGGGCGGCGGGGTCAGCAAGAAGGCCGAGAAGTGGGTGCCGCTGCTGGAGATCAGGACACCGGTCCTGGTGGCATCGCTGCAGAACAACGCGGGGATCGTGGGCGCGGCGCTGGCCGCGGCCGAGGGCCTGGAGCACTGACCAGCGAACAGGCCGCCGCGGGTTTGAACGATGATCGGCCGCAACGCACCGGCGTATCGTCGTTACAATGGAACACGGCCCACGGTCGCGGAGGACAAAACCGCAGGCCGCGGGACGTTCCCCGAATCTGAGGCAGCCGGGACGCACCATCCCGGCTCGCCGTGATCGACCGCTGCGAAAGGGCGTACGTGGCAGCCGCAAAAACCGCTACCCGAAGCGGCACGAAGACAACGAGCGCCGCCGACGTGAGCGCGGAACCCAACGCGGGCCGTGAGAACGTGACCGAGGCCGAGGCTCAGGGCTCCGGCGCCACGAAGAAGGCGACCACCCGTAAGCCGGCCGCGGCCAAGGGCCCGAAGAAGGCTCCGGCCAAGGGCCGCACCACCCGCAAGGCCGGCAAGACCGACGACGGGGAGCCGGACGGCCCCGGCGGCGAGGACATCGAGGACGTCGACCTCGAAGCCGATCTCGCCGACCTCGAAGGCGAGGTGGAGGTCGACGTCGTCGACGCGACCGTCACCGACGAAGCCGAAGACCTCGACGAGGACGAGCCGGACGAGAAGACGCCGGCCGCGAAGTCGGGCGCCAAGTCGACCGATCGTGATTTCGTCTGGGACGAGGAGGAGTCGGAGGCCCTGCGGCAGGCCCGCAAGGACGCCGAGCTCACCGCGTCCGCGGACTCGGTGCGCGCGTACCTGAAGCAGATCGGCAAGGTCGCGCTGCTCAACGCCGAGGAGGAGGTCGAGCTCGCCAAGCGGATCGAGGCCGGCCTGTACGCGGCGGAGCGGCTGCGCATCGCGGAGGAGGAGGGCGAGAAGCTCGCCACCCAGATGCGCCGCGACCTGCGCTGGATCATCCGGGACGGGGAGCGCGCCAAGAACCACCTGCTGGAGGCGAACCTCCGTCTGGTCGTGTCGCTGGCCAAGCGCTACACCGGCCGCGGCATGGCGTTCCTGGACCTGATCCAGGAGGGCAACCTGGGCCTCATCCGTGCGGTCGAGAAGTTCGACTACACGAAGGGCTACAAGTTCTCCACGTACGCGACGTGGTGGATCCGGCAGGCGATCACCCGCGCGATGGCGGACCAGGCCCGGACCATCCGTATTCCGGTCCACATGGTCGAGGTGATCAACAAGCTCGGCCGCATCCAGCGTGAGCTGCTGCAGGACCTCGGCCGCGAGCCCACCCCCGAGGAGCTCGCGAAGGAGATGGACATCTCCCCGGAGAAGGTCCTGGAGATCCAGCAGTACGCCCGCGAGCCGATCTCGCTGGACCAGACGATCGGCGACGAGGGCGACTCGCAGCTGGGCGACTTCATCGAGGACTCGGAAGCGGTCGTCGCGGTCGACGCCGTGTCGTTCACGTTGCTGCAGGATCAGCTCCAGTCGGTGCTGCAGACGCTGTCCGAGCGCGAGGCCGGCGTGGTCCGGCTGCGCTTCGGCCTGACCGACGGCCAGCCGAGGACTTTAGACGAAATCGGCCAGGTCTACGGGGTCACGCGCGAGCGCATCCGGCAGATCGAATCGAAGACGATGTCCAAGCTGCGGCACCCCAGCCGCTCGCAGGTCCTGCGGGACTACCTGGACTGAGAGCAAAAGAGGAAGCCCGGGCCACCAGGCCCGGGCTTCTTCTCTTACAAGGCAACGCAAGCCGGCAACGCAAGTAGGCCGACTACCCCAACCAGACCTCCCGATCCACAGCCGATCTTTAGTCGCCGAGCAGGGGTGTCAAGGTACGCTTCCCCGCCTTGACACGCCTGCTCGGCGACTGAAACACATTCAGGCATCGGGGGCGGGGGTCGACAGGTGACCGTTCGAGCGCCGTGAGGCGCTCCTGCGCGAAGCGCAGGAAAAAGATCAAAAGATGTCCTCGCCGCCTTCGTCACAGCAAAGGGCCACCGCGCTGCGGGGAGCCAGGTGATCTTCTAACGTTCCACCATGGGCATCACCCGAACGCTTGACGTCAACGAAGTCCTCGCCCGGCAGGAGTCCGGCGAGTTGAAGCGCCGCCTGCGGGCCAGGGATCTGGTGGGCTTCGGGGTCGGCATCATCATCGGCACCGGCATCTTCACGCTCGCGGGCGTGGAGGCCAAGACGCACGCCGGGCCGGCCGTGACGTTGTCGTTCGTGATCGGGGCTGTCGTGGCCGGCCTGGCGGCGCTCTGCTACGCCGAACTGGCCTCCAGCGTGCCGACAGCCGGCAGCGCCTACACCTACGCGTTCGCCACGCTCGGGGAGGTGTTCGCCTGGATCATCGGCTGGGACCTGCTCCTCGAGTTCGCGCTCGGCGCGGCCGTGGTGTCGCGCGGGTGGTCCGGGTACCTCGCGAACCTGCTCGGGCTGCCGCAGGAGTGGTTCGGCGAGGAGGCGACCGTCAACGTGGGCGCCGTCGCCATCATCGCGGTCCTCACCGTCGTCGCCGTGCTCGGGATCCGCGAGTCGGCCCGGGTGACGAACGTGCTGGTGCTCGTCAAGGTCGCGGTGTGCGTCCTGATCATCGCCGTGGGCGTGTTCTTCATCAAGGGCGCCAACCTGACCCCGTTCATCCCGCCCGCCCAGCCCGACGAGAGCGGGGCGAGCGTGCTGCACCAGCCGGTCGTGCAGGCCGGGCTGGGGCTCGAACAGTCCGTGTACGGCATCGGCGGTGTGCTGTCCGCGGCGGCGATCGTGTTCTTCGCCTACACCGGGTTCGAGGCGCTGGCCAACCTCGGCGAGGAGACCCGCAACCCGCGCAAGGACCTGCGCATCGGCATCCTCGGCGCCCTCGGCGTGTGCGCCCTGCTCTACCTCGCCGTGTCGCTGGTGCTGACCGGCATGGTGCCGTTCACCGACATCGACACGAGCGCGCCGCTCGCCGCCGCGTTCGACGCGGTCGGCCAGCACTGGGTGAGCGCCCTCATCTCGCTCGGCGCGGTCACCGGCCTGACCTCGGTGATGATGGTGGAACTGGTCACCATCGGCCGCATCGGGTTCGCGATGGGCCGGGACGGTCTGCTGCCCAAGCCGATCGGCACCACGCACCCGCGCTGGGGCACGCCGCACCGGATGACCATCGGCGGCGCGGTGCTGATCGCCCTGCTCGCGGCGTTCGTGCCGATCACCGAGCTGTCCGACATGGTCAGCATCGGCGCGCTGTCGGCGATGGTGATCGTCGCGATCGCGGTGCCGGTGCTGCGCCACAAGCGTCCGGACCTCAAGCGGCCCTTCATGGTGCCGCTGTCCCCGGCGCTGCCGGTCATCGCCGCGCTGGCCTGCCTGTACCTGATGCTGAACCTGGACGTGCTGACCTGGATCCGGTTCGCCGTCTGGCTCGCGATCGGCCTCGTCATCTACTTCGCCTACGGCCGCAGGCATTCCCGCCTTGCGGTCAAGGAGTGAACCCCGCCCGCGCGACCAGCGCCCGCGCCGCGGCCGCGTCGGCGGCGGGCACCACGAGCAGCAGCCCGCGCAGGGCGGCGACCACCCGGTCGAGCATCTGCAGGTGCACCCCATCCCGGCCCGCCCAGCGATAACCGTCCACAATGGCCACCAGTGTGCCGCCCACACCGCTGAGCACGCCCGCGAGGAACACCGGATTCCTGGCACGCCAACGGGAACTCCAGAACGGCGGCAGCCCGCCGTCGAGGTAGTCGCGCAGCGCGGCGTCCGGGGTGTCCGGCGCGCCGAGGTCTGCGGTGTCCACAAAGGCCACCAGCGTGGCGTCCAGCTCAGGCACCCCGGCCAGGATCGCGCGCAACGCGGCGGCGGTCCACCGGCCCTCGGCGGCGACCGCGGTCAGCTCGCCCCCGGACAGCTCCGCGACGGCCGCCGCGGTGGACGCCGGCGACAAACCCGCGGACGCGGTGTCGTCCTGGTTCGCGACCACGATCCCGTGCGCCCGCAGGGAAACCAGCGTGACGAACGCGGCCGACTCGCCCTTCTGCTGCGGCATCTCGGCCCGCGCGAGGTCGATGAGGCGCGTGGCGCCGGGGAACCAACGCACCTCGTCGAGCAGCCCCACTAGTACCGCCACAGGTGGGCGGCGACGATCTCCTCGACCGTCCGGTCCGCGGCCCAGCGCCGGTCCGAGGCGCGCACCGCGCGGAACGCGCCGAGCAGCTCCTCCCCCAGCGCCGCGCGCATCCGGTCATTGGACGCCAGCGCCTCGTCCTGCTCGTCCGATGTGGCCGGAAGACGGCGGATTCCCGCGGCCGCCCGGCCGTCCTCGGTCCAGACGCCGGGATCCTCGCCGACGGGATCGGGCAGGGCGAGCCCTTCTTCCAGTCCGGCGATCCCGGCGGTGATCACGGCGGCGAGCGCCAGGTACGGGTTCGCCGAGGCGTCGCACGGCTTCAGCTCCACGTTGGCGTGCTCGTCGCCGAGCAGGTCGGACCCCGGCACGAACCGCAACGGCGCTTCGCGGTTCTCCACACCCCAGAACGCGTACGCGCTGGCGAAGTACCCCGGGCGCAACCGCAGAGTGGACGGCACGCTCGGCGCGGTCACCGCCGTGATGGCGGGCAGGTCCCGCAGAAGCCCGGCGAGATAGCCCGCGCCCTCGGCGTGCGGCACGCCGGCGAGGAGGTTGCGCCCCTTGCGCCACACCGAGGTGTGCAGGTGCCAGCCGTTGCCCGCCGCCTCCGGGCTGACCATCGGCGCGAAGCTCAGCCGCAGCCCGTGCTTGTGCGCAGCGGCGTGCAGGGTCTGACGAGCCAGCAGCTGGTCGTCGGCCGCGGACACCGGATCGGTCGCCGCGAGCGAGAGTTCCAGCTGCGCCAGGCCGTACTCGGCGTGGAACTGGTTCAGCCACAGGCCGTTGGCGTCGAAGTCGTGCAGCACGGTCGCGACGAAGTCGTCCAGCGGGATCAAGGCGTGCGGGCTGTAGGCCGGACCGTGGTGGCCGGGCGCCGAGGCGATGTCCGGCGCCCCGGCGGGAGCCACGGCGAACTCCATCTCGAAGCCGGCGCGGATCTCGTAACCCAGGTTCGCCGTGGCGGACACCACGGTTTCCAGCGCGGTGCGCTGGCAGTAGGGCCACGGCGATCCGTCGGCGGCGATCTGCCGCCCGGGCGCCCAGGCGAGCGCGCGCTGCCCGGCGAGCCGTCGCAGCCGGTCGATCACCGGCGCGAGACGCACGTCACCCGAGGGTGTGCCCAGTCCCGGGTGGCCGAACGTGATGACGTCGTGGGTGTCGAAAACGGCGAACAACGACGTGA carries:
- a CDS encoding RNA polymerase sigma factor, producing MAAAKTATRSGTKTTSAADVSAEPNAGRENVTEAEAQGSGATKKATTRKPAAAKGPKKAPAKGRTTRKAGKTDDGEPDGPGGEDIEDVDLEADLADLEGEVEVDVVDATVTDEAEDLDEDEPDEKTPAAKSGAKSTDRDFVWDEEESEALRQARKDAELTASADSVRAYLKQIGKVALLNAEEEVELAKRIEAGLYAAERLRIAEEEGEKLATQMRRDLRWIIRDGERAKNHLLEANLRLVVSLAKRYTGRGMAFLDLIQEGNLGLIRAVEKFDYTKGYKFSTYATWWIRQAITRAMADQARTIRIPVHMVEVINKLGRIQRELLQDLGREPTPEELAKEMDISPEKVLEIQQYAREPISLDQTIGDEGDSQLGDFIEDSEAVVAVDAVSFTLLQDQLQSVLQTLSEREAGVVRLRFGLTDGQPRTLDEIGQVYGVTRERIRQIESKTMSKLRHPSRSQVLRDYLD
- a CDS encoding amino acid permease — encoded protein: MGITRTLDVNEVLARQESGELKRRLRARDLVGFGVGIIIGTGIFTLAGVEAKTHAGPAVTLSFVIGAVVAGLAALCYAELASSVPTAGSAYTYAFATLGEVFAWIIGWDLLLEFALGAAVVSRGWSGYLANLLGLPQEWFGEEATVNVGAVAIIAVLTVVAVLGIRESARVTNVLVLVKVAVCVLIIAVGVFFIKGANLTPFIPPAQPDESGASVLHQPVVQAGLGLEQSVYGIGGVLSAAAIVFFAYTGFEALANLGEETRNPRKDLRIGILGALGVCALLYLAVSLVLTGMVPFTDIDTSAPLAAAFDAVGQHWVSALISLGAVTGLTSVMMVELVTIGRIGFAMGRDGLLPKPIGTTHPRWGTPHRMTIGGAVLIALLAAFVPITELSDMVSIGALSAMVIVAIAVPVLRHKRPDLKRPFMVPLSPALPVIAALACLYLMLNLDVLTWIRFAVWLAIGLVIYFAYGRRHSRLAVKE
- a CDS encoding DUF6885 family protein, whose amino-acid sequence is MAVLVGLLDEVRWFPGATRLIDLARAEMPQQKGESAAFVTLVSLRAHGIVVANQDDTASAGLSPASTAAAVAELSGGELTAVAAEGRWTAAALRAILAGVPELDATLVAFVDTADLGAPDTPDAALRDYLDGGLPPFWSSRWRARNPVFLAGVLSGVGGTLVAIVDGYRWAGRDGVHLQMLDRVVAALRGLLLVVPAADAAAARALVARAGFTP
- a CDS encoding glutamine synthetase yields the protein MTKQASAAAKDLAATGVGGAQIAWADNNGIPRSRIVPMSGLAAAATRGVGITSLFAVFDTHDVITFGHPGLGTPSGDVRLAPVIDRLRRLAGQRALAWAPGRQIAADGSPWPYCQRTALETVVSATANLGYEIRAGFEMEFAVAPAGAPDIASAPGHHGPAYSPHALIPLDDFVATVLHDFDANGLWLNQFHAEYGLAQLELSLAATDPVSAADDQLLARQTLHAAAHKHGLRLSFAPMVSPEAAGNGWHLHTSVWRKGRNLLAGVPHAEGAGYLAGLLRDLPAITAVTAPSVPSTLRLRPGYFASAYAFWGVENREAPLRFVPGSDLLGDEHANVELKPCDASANPYLALAAVITAGIAGLEEGLALPDPVGEDPGVWTEDGRAAAGIRRLPATSDEQDEALASNDRMRAALGEELLGAFRAVRASDRRWAADRTVEEIVAAHLWRY